From one Amycolatopsis sp. FDAARGOS 1241 genomic stretch:
- a CDS encoding putative protein N(5)-glutamine methyltransferase yields the protein MVARDESVVSRLRAAGCVFAEEEAAVLTEAAASEAELEAMVARRVAGEPLEYVVGWAEFAGRRFVVEPGVFVPRHRTELLVTLAAGFARAGDVVLDLCCGSGALGATVAAEVPGVELHAADVDPVAVRCARRNVPGEVYEGDLFDPVPRRLRGRVAVLISNVPYVPTGEVALLPPEAREYEPREALDGGADGLDVLRRVVAQSPEWLAPGGRVLFETSEGQADSAVAALSCAGLEAAVEESDDLGATVVVGRKALLHKE from the coding sequence GTGGTCGCGCGCGATGAGTCGGTTGTCTCGCGGTTGAGGGCGGCCGGATGCGTGTTCGCGGAAGAGGAAGCGGCGGTGCTGACCGAGGCCGCCGCGTCCGAGGCCGAGCTCGAGGCGATGGTGGCGCGCCGCGTCGCGGGGGAGCCGCTCGAGTACGTCGTGGGCTGGGCGGAATTCGCGGGCCGGCGGTTCGTGGTGGAACCCGGGGTGTTCGTCCCCCGGCACCGGACGGAGCTGCTCGTGACCCTGGCGGCCGGGTTCGCGCGCGCCGGTGACGTTGTGCTGGACCTCTGTTGCGGATCGGGTGCCCTGGGCGCGACGGTGGCGGCCGAGGTGCCGGGCGTCGAACTGCACGCGGCCGACGTCGATCCCGTCGCGGTGCGGTGCGCGCGGCGGAACGTGCCGGGTGAGGTCTACGAGGGCGACCTGTTCGACCCGGTGCCGCGGCGGTTGCGCGGGCGGGTGGCCGTGCTGATCTCGAACGTGCCGTACGTTCCCACCGGCGAGGTCGCGTTGCTGCCGCCGGAGGCGCGCGAGTACGAGCCGCGCGAGGCGCTGGACGGCGGGGCCGACGGGCTCGACGTGCTGCGCCGCGTCGTCGCGCAGTCGCCGGAGTGGCTCGCACCCGGTGGCCGCGTGTTGTTCGAGACCAGCGAAGGACAGGCGGACTCGGCCGTGGCGGCGCTATCGTGCGCCGGTCTCGAGGCGGCGGTGGAGGAGTCCGACGACCTGGGTGCGACGGTGGTCGTCGGGCGGAAGGCGTTGCTGCACAAGGAGTAA
- a CDS encoding sigma-70 family RNA polymerase sigma factor translates to MNDLAEQFEAHRTHLRAVAYRMLGSLSEADDAVQETWLRLSRSGTTGVANLGGWLTTVVSRVCLDFLRSRQSRREDPTGDDLPEATTTVDPETEAVMADSVGLALLVVLDTLSPAERLSFVLHDIFGLSFDEVAPIVDRNPAAARQLASRARRRVRGNPAGSEADLARKREVVDAFLAASRGGDFAALVALLDPDAVLRADGEIPTLVRGARNIATGASRFAQRAAYSRPALVGGRPGIIAAPRGRLQVAMAFTIEDGRITEVDLVTEPERLADLVIGVL, encoded by the coding sequence GTGAACGACCTGGCCGAGCAGTTCGAAGCCCACCGCACCCACCTCCGGGCCGTCGCCTACCGGATGCTCGGCTCGCTCAGCGAGGCCGACGACGCCGTGCAGGAAACGTGGTTGCGGCTCAGCCGCTCCGGCACCACGGGGGTGGCCAACCTCGGCGGCTGGCTCACCACCGTCGTGAGCCGCGTCTGCCTCGACTTCCTGCGCTCGCGCCAGTCCCGCCGGGAAGACCCGACCGGCGACGACCTCCCGGAAGCCACCACCACGGTCGACCCCGAAACGGAAGCGGTGATGGCGGACTCGGTCGGCCTGGCGCTGCTCGTCGTCCTCGACACGCTCTCGCCCGCCGAGCGCCTGTCGTTCGTGCTGCACGACATCTTCGGCCTTTCGTTCGACGAGGTCGCGCCGATCGTCGACCGCAATCCCGCGGCCGCGCGGCAGCTGGCGAGCCGCGCCCGCCGCCGCGTCCGGGGCAACCCCGCCGGTTCGGAAGCCGACCTGGCCCGCAAGCGCGAAGTCGTCGACGCGTTCCTCGCGGCGTCGCGCGGCGGGGATTTCGCCGCGCTCGTCGCCCTGCTCGACCCCGACGCGGTCCTGCGCGCCGACGGGGAAATCCCGACGCTCGTGCGCGGCGCCCGCAACATCGCCACCGGCGCGAGCCGCTTCGCGCAGCGCGCCGCGTACTCGCGGCCGGCGCTGGTCGGCGGCCGCCCGGGCATCATCGCGGCGCCGCGGGGCCGGCTGCAGGTCGCGATGGCGTTCACGATCGAGGACGGCCGGATCACCGAGGTCGACCTCGTCACCGAGCCCGAGCGGCTCGCGGACCTGGTCATCGGCGTGCTCTGA
- a CDS encoding PaaX family transcriptional regulator C-terminal domain-containing protein: MAHTSARSLLMTVLGEYVLPRQEPVWTSALVDALGLFKVEEKSARQALARASGEGWLKSERAGRRVRWSLTPPGRRLLTEGAERIYGFGRQAGGWDRRWLVLLVSVPESQRDLRHRMRTRLSWAGFGSPAPGVWISPNTAAEAEAARLVGELTDGGQAMSFVASYAEIGDEQQMVARAWDLRELEHHYERFIDEFTGLAPRSGEAVLLAQTRLVHEWRRFPFLDPGLPQELLPERWSGTQAGALFHERHAEWREEAQRHWDAFIEGGEAG; this comes from the coding sequence CTGGCGCACACCAGCGCGCGGTCGCTCCTGATGACGGTGCTCGGCGAATACGTCCTACCGCGCCAGGAGCCGGTCTGGACGTCTGCCCTGGTCGATGCCCTCGGCTTGTTCAAGGTCGAGGAGAAGTCGGCCCGCCAGGCGCTCGCCCGGGCGTCGGGCGAAGGCTGGCTGAAGTCCGAACGTGCCGGCCGCCGCGTGCGCTGGTCGCTGACACCGCCGGGCCGCCGGCTGCTCACCGAGGGCGCCGAGCGCATCTACGGCTTCGGCCGGCAGGCGGGCGGCTGGGACCGCCGGTGGCTGGTGCTGCTCGTGTCGGTGCCGGAGTCGCAGCGCGACCTGCGCCACCGCATGCGCACGCGGCTGAGCTGGGCGGGCTTCGGCTCGCCGGCACCGGGCGTGTGGATCAGCCCGAACACGGCCGCGGAAGCCGAGGCCGCGCGGCTCGTCGGTGAGCTGACCGACGGCGGGCAGGCGATGTCGTTCGTCGCGAGCTACGCCGAGATCGGCGACGAGCAGCAGATGGTCGCCCGCGCCTGGGACCTGCGCGAGCTCGAACACCACTACGAACGGTTCATCGACGAGTTCACCGGCCTCGCTCCGCGCTCGGGCGAAGCCGTGCTGCTCGCACAGACGCGGCTGGTGCACGAATGGCGCCGCTTTCCGTTCCTCGACCCGGGCCTGCCGCAGGAGCTGCTGCCCGAACGCTGGAGCGGCACCCAGGCCGGCGCGCTGTTCCACGAACGCCACGCCGAGTGGCGCGAAGAAGCCCAGCGCCACTGGGACGCATTCATCGAGGGCGGCGAAGCCGGCTGA
- a CDS encoding carboxypeptidase regulatory-like domain-containing protein, whose amino-acid sequence MSRRSSRGVFRLLAGLTAALILGALTTPVASADPAKLVITASVDDQVHLVGKPFPITVAVHNASPDPLTGITLYGERVSGSYLSLDGWGEFSYPGGTLAAGETRTFALTATVYSWLDGPPDVNFTSTSIPSWDVQPAQLTVPFLDPTTTTGSLHGVLYGDRNENNAVDAGEGLAGAPVEIHGDTTLDTVTGADGSFEFADLPARYYQLFTHDLPDGWVLPDTNIGFDVSGGDQNAEVRAVRPLSDQLKATVSADRDSYAPGDQARVTFTLTNTGSRPLSGISGACNRLGGSQYQLTGWQSWTDLVYPASLTFAPGETRTFTEIGTVPAAADQYGGFAVDCDFGPEMGNLEGNPAVNLWARVPGEPGVTSGWIYHDDNKNYTLDPGEAIADTAVSLVDIISGQTAATGTTDADGHVSFGSVPAGRYDLEVADGWVTAEQGSFEVQAGTCQSCGWEWSRTFTRS is encoded by the coding sequence TTGTCCCGCAGATCCTCGCGCGGGGTCTTCCGGCTGCTCGCCGGGCTGACCGCCGCGCTGATACTCGGTGCCCTCACCACGCCCGTCGCTTCCGCCGATCCGGCGAAGCTGGTGATCACCGCTTCGGTGGATGACCAGGTCCACCTCGTGGGAAAGCCGTTCCCGATCACGGTGGCCGTGCACAACGCCTCGCCTGACCCGCTGACCGGGATCACCCTCTACGGCGAGCGCGTCTCGGGCTCGTACCTGTCCCTCGACGGCTGGGGCGAATTCTCTTACCCCGGCGGGACGCTGGCTGCCGGCGAGACTCGGACGTTCGCTCTCACCGCAACGGTTTACAGCTGGCTGGACGGGCCGCCCGACGTCAACTTCACCAGCACCAGCATCCCGTCGTGGGACGTGCAGCCGGCTCAGCTGACGGTCCCGTTCTTGGATCCGACCACCACGACGGGCTCGCTCCACGGCGTGCTCTACGGCGACCGCAACGAGAACAACGCGGTCGACGCCGGCGAAGGGTTGGCCGGGGCGCCCGTGGAGATCCACGGGGACACCACCCTCGACACGGTGACCGGGGCCGACGGCAGCTTCGAGTTCGCCGATCTGCCCGCGCGGTACTACCAGCTGTTCACCCACGACCTGCCCGACGGCTGGGTCCTCCCCGACACCAACATCGGGTTCGACGTTTCCGGCGGCGACCAGAACGCCGAGGTGCGCGCCGTGCGACCGTTGTCAGACCAGCTGAAGGCCACGGTGTCTGCCGACCGCGACAGCTACGCGCCGGGCGACCAGGCGCGCGTGACGTTCACACTGACGAACACCGGGTCTCGGCCGCTGTCGGGCATCAGCGGGGCGTGTAACCGCCTCGGTGGCAGCCAGTACCAGCTCACCGGCTGGCAGTCGTGGACCGATCTCGTCTACCCGGCATCACTGACGTTCGCGCCCGGAGAAACGCGGACCTTCACCGAGATCGGCACGGTTCCGGCGGCCGCGGACCAGTACGGCGGCTTCGCCGTCGACTGCGATTTCGGGCCCGAGATGGGCAATCTCGAAGGCAACCCCGCCGTGAACCTGTGGGCGCGAGTGCCCGGCGAGCCGGGAGTCACCAGCGGGTGGATCTACCACGACGACAACAAGAACTACACCCTGGATCCCGGCGAGGCCATCGCGGACACCGCCGTGAGCTTGGTGGACATCATCTCCGGCCAGACCGCCGCGACCGGCACCACCGACGCCGACGGGCACGTGTCGTTCGGGTCCGTGCCGGCCGGGCGGTACGACCTGGAGGTCGCGGACGGCTGGGTGACGGCTGAGCAGGGCTCGTTCGAAGTCCAGGCCGGGACGTGCCAGAGCTGCGGCTGGGAGTGGTCGCGAACCTTCACCCGCAGCTGA
- a CDS encoding DUF4097 family beta strand repeat-containing protein produces MQKFDTAGPISAVLAIPAGRVRLIAATRTDTTVEVLPADASKGRDVKAAEQTTVSYADGVLRIHTAEPKNQLFGPSGSVEVTVQLPVGSRVEGKSAGAELRGVGCLGDVAFEGAYRRIEIEEAASVDLTAVDGDVEIGRLGGPARISTARGDIRIAAAVRGTVVLHTQSGGITVAAAAGVSAALDAGTAAGRISNALKNDGATELDIRATTSRGDIVARSL; encoded by the coding sequence ATGCAGAAGTTCGACACCGCCGGCCCGATCTCCGCCGTCCTGGCCATCCCGGCCGGACGCGTCCGGCTCATCGCCGCCACTCGGACCGACACCACCGTTGAGGTCCTTCCCGCGGACGCTTCGAAGGGACGCGACGTGAAGGCGGCGGAGCAGACCACCGTCAGCTACGCCGACGGCGTCCTGCGGATCCACACCGCCGAGCCCAAGAACCAGCTCTTCGGCCCGTCCGGATCCGTCGAGGTCACCGTCCAGCTGCCCGTCGGCTCCCGGGTCGAAGGCAAGTCCGCCGGTGCCGAGCTCCGCGGTGTCGGGTGCCTGGGCGACGTCGCGTTCGAAGGCGCGTACCGCCGGATCGAAATCGAGGAGGCCGCGAGCGTCGACCTGACGGCGGTCGACGGCGACGTCGAGATCGGCCGGCTGGGCGGCCCGGCCCGGATCAGCACGGCCAGGGGCGACATCCGGATCGCCGCGGCCGTGCGCGGCACGGTCGTGCTCCACACGCAGTCCGGCGGCATCACGGTCGCCGCCGCGGCCGGCGTCTCGGCTGCCCTGGACGCCGGCACCGCGGCCGGCCGCATCAGCAACGCCCTCAAGAACGATGGCGCCACCGAGCTCGACATCCGCGCCACCACCTCCCGTGGCGACATCGTCGCCCGCAGCCTCTGA
- a CDS encoding helix-turn-helix domain-containing protein, producing MAGEDQLRHRFTAESVGRALDVLGERWTLLILRESFFGVRRYAQFARNLGIPRPTLSTRLKQLVELGVLDRVVYATEPDRHEYRLTAAGKDIFPALVILMRWGDDHLATPEGPPLVLRHHPCGEPVAPRLVCRHCSEEITTANVTPEPGPGYREG from the coding sequence ATGGCCGGCGAAGACCAGCTGCGCCACCGCTTCACGGCGGAGTCCGTCGGGCGGGCACTGGACGTGCTGGGGGAGCGCTGGACCCTGCTGATCCTGCGCGAGTCGTTCTTCGGCGTCCGGCGGTACGCGCAGTTCGCGCGCAACCTCGGCATCCCGCGGCCCACTTTGTCCACGCGGCTCAAGCAACTGGTGGAGCTCGGCGTGCTCGACCGCGTGGTGTACGCGACCGAGCCGGACCGCCACGAGTACCGCCTCACCGCGGCCGGCAAGGACATCTTCCCCGCGCTGGTGATCCTGATGCGGTGGGGCGACGACCACCTGGCCACACCCGAGGGACCGCCGTTGGTGCTGCGTCACCACCCGTGCGGCGAGCCCGTCGCCCCGCGGCTGGTGTGCCGCCACTGCTCCGAGGAGATCACGACGGCGAACGTGACACCGGAACCGGGCCCGGGTTACCGCGAAGGGTGA
- a CDS encoding LLM class F420-dependent oxidoreductase translates to MSVLGVVTPFWLDRPAGEAVEIAVEAERNGFGELWIGEMATFDAFSLATAVGLRTERIGLRLGPLPIGVRTPVALGLGVASVATLARRPVGLALGGSSPAIVSGWHDRPWDHAAARMRETVAAVRTVLDGQRLAVHGKHVRSKGFRLREAVPLPITVAAFGPAMTRVAAEVADEVVLNLVPPAHVSRVRKEIDGQAAEAGRTPPRLAVWVPVALEPGAATQRQLAAQVTVYLSPPGYGEMFAELGYGDLVAAARSGTPRASLAVPPSLVGDVGAIGSAARIRSRIAEYFAAGADHVGLIPATAEDRGGRTLLRELAP, encoded by the coding sequence GTGAGCGTGTTGGGCGTTGTGACGCCGTTCTGGCTTGATCGGCCCGCGGGTGAGGCGGTCGAGATCGCGGTGGAGGCCGAGCGCAACGGGTTCGGTGAGCTGTGGATCGGGGAGATGGCGACGTTCGACGCCTTCTCGCTCGCCACGGCGGTCGGGTTGCGGACGGAGCGGATCGGGTTGCGGCTCGGGCCGTTGCCGATCGGGGTGCGGACGCCGGTCGCGCTCGGGCTGGGCGTGGCGTCGGTCGCGACGCTGGCGCGGCGGCCCGTGGGGCTCGCGCTGGGTGGCTCGAGCCCGGCGATCGTGAGCGGCTGGCACGACCGGCCGTGGGACCACGCGGCCGCGCGCATGCGCGAGACGGTGGCGGCGGTGCGGACCGTCCTCGATGGACAGCGGCTGGCGGTGCACGGGAAGCACGTGCGCAGCAAGGGTTTCCGTCTTCGGGAGGCGGTGCCGCTGCCGATCACGGTCGCCGCGTTCGGGCCGGCGATGACGCGCGTGGCCGCGGAGGTGGCCGACGAGGTCGTGCTCAACCTCGTGCCGCCGGCGCACGTTTCCCGGGTGCGCAAGGAGATCGACGGCCAGGCCGCCGAAGCGGGCCGCACCCCGCCGCGGCTCGCGGTGTGGGTGCCGGTCGCGCTCGAACCCGGGGCGGCGACGCAGCGGCAGCTCGCGGCGCAGGTCACGGTGTACTTGAGCCCGCCCGGCTACGGCGAGATGTTCGCCGAACTCGGTTACGGTGACCTCGTGGCCGCGGCGCGATCCGGCACTCCGCGCGCCTCGCTGGCGGTTCCGCCTTCCCTGGTGGGCGACGTCGGCGCGATCGGCTCGGCGGCGCGGATCCGTTCCCGCATCGCGGAGTACTTCGCGGCGGGCGCCGACCACGTCGGCCTCATCCCGGCCACGGCGGAAGACCGCGGCGGCCGCACCCTGCTGCGCGAGCTGGCCCCGTGA
- a CDS encoding acyl-CoA dehydrogenase family protein has translation MGTRDDLLDKAAPLAAVAADHAVETERRRALAPEVVEAAKTSGLFRAGLPASLGGAEPTVAAVLRAAERVAEADASAGWCVSIAATSSLLGAYLPEKGAQEVFGDPASVAAGVWAPRGKATAVDGGVRVSGRWSFCSGVTHADWLFLGCVRDAKLVVAAIPTAELEIHDTWHTSGLRGTGSHDTSADDVFVPDHRLLSVVDGPPAGAGQLHRFPLFGFFAASISAAALGNARGAITELGELAGAKHPSGSRRSLAERTATQSAVAEAEASLRAAREFYYRAIEDAWEAAASSSAVPQDARLALRLACTHAVRTSADVARAMYDLGGGSGIYETSPLQRRFRDAHTATAHFQVNPATYELTGRLLLGLPTETAQL, from the coding sequence GTGGGTACTCGCGACGACCTGCTCGACAAGGCGGCACCGCTGGCTGCGGTGGCCGCGGACCACGCCGTGGAGACGGAACGGCGCCGGGCGCTGGCGCCCGAGGTCGTCGAGGCCGCCAAGACGTCGGGCCTGTTCCGCGCCGGCCTGCCCGCGAGCCTCGGCGGCGCGGAGCCGACGGTGGCGGCCGTGCTGCGCGCGGCCGAGCGGGTGGCCGAGGCCGACGCTTCGGCGGGCTGGTGCGTCTCGATCGCGGCCACGAGCAGCCTGCTCGGCGCGTACCTGCCGGAGAAGGGTGCCCAGGAGGTCTTCGGCGACCCCGCTTCGGTGGCCGCCGGCGTGTGGGCGCCGCGCGGCAAGGCGACCGCGGTCGACGGCGGGGTGCGCGTCTCCGGCCGGTGGTCGTTCTGCAGCGGGGTGACGCACGCGGACTGGCTCTTCCTCGGCTGCGTGCGGGACGCGAAGCTCGTCGTCGCGGCGATCCCCACCGCGGAGCTGGAGATCCACGACACCTGGCACACCTCGGGCCTGCGCGGCACCGGCAGCCACGACACCAGCGCCGACGACGTGTTCGTGCCCGACCACCGGCTGCTGTCCGTTGTGGACGGTCCGCCGGCGGGTGCCGGGCAGCTGCACCGCTTCCCGCTCTTCGGGTTCTTCGCGGCGTCGATCTCCGCGGCCGCGCTGGGCAACGCGCGCGGCGCGATCACCGAGCTCGGGGAGCTGGCCGGGGCCAAGCACCCCAGCGGGTCCCGCCGGTCGCTGGCCGAACGCACCGCCACGCAGAGCGCGGTCGCCGAGGCCGAAGCTTCGCTGCGCGCGGCGCGCGAGTTCTACTACCGCGCGATCGAGGACGCGTGGGAGGCCGCCGCGTCGTCCTCGGCGGTTCCGCAAGACGCCCGCCTCGCGCTGCGACTGGCGTGCACCCACGCCGTGCGCACGTCGGCCGACGTCGCGCGCGCCATGTACGACCTCGGTGGCGGCTCGGGAATCTACGAGACTTCACCGCTGCAGCGCCGATTCCGCGACGCGCACACCGCCACCGCGCACTTCCAGGTCAACCCCGCCACCTACGAGCTGACCGGCCGGCTCCTCCTCGGCCTGCCGACCGAGACGGCGCAGCTGTGA
- a CDS encoding universal stress protein, whose protein sequence is MEHLVEEYGPRWEPGPYERGTDGPRVILVGTDTSPTGLRAAAYAAGLARRQRARLVVVYVAAPSLWAGLAAAAVVEVQQQTFEEEIEQLRSQLHERADELGVPVTFMVRRGETYPELREAADEVSADLVVVGASEQGGHRLVGSVGNRLVRAAIWPVVVVP, encoded by the coding sequence GTGGAACATCTGGTCGAAGAGTACGGCCCGCGGTGGGAACCCGGTCCGTACGAGCGGGGAACCGACGGACCGCGCGTGATCCTGGTCGGCACGGACACATCGCCGACGGGGTTGCGCGCGGCCGCGTATGCGGCGGGCTTGGCCCGCCGCCAGCGCGCGCGGCTCGTGGTCGTGTACGTCGCGGCGCCGTCGCTGTGGGCCGGGCTCGCGGCGGCGGCCGTCGTCGAGGTGCAGCAACAGACCTTCGAAGAGGAGATCGAGCAGCTGCGTTCCCAGCTGCACGAGCGCGCCGACGAGCTCGGCGTGCCGGTGACGTTCATGGTCCGGCGCGGCGAGACGTACCCGGAGCTGCGTGAGGCCGCGGACGAGGTCAGCGCCGACCTGGTCGTGGTGGGCGCGTCCGAGCAGGGCGGGCACCGGCTCGTCGGCTCGGTGGGCAACCGCCTGGTGCGGGCCGCAATCTGGCCCGTGGTCGTGGTGCCCTGA
- a CDS encoding MFS transporter: MANPLDTAEPGTAAVAARLDRLPVTRTHRRATVAVGLGLFFEFYEVFLTGTISSVLVSEFKLSKAALPPLLASTFLGMFFGALLLGRLADRFGRRGAFLLNLGLYSFFSLLGAFSGNAIMLLVTRFFAGVGLGAEPPLADTYLTDLLPARKRGKMIAWAYTLAFCGVPVVGFLAKGLTEQPILGIAGWRWLFVIGALGAGVVFLLRRGLPESPRWLHSVGRTQEANTVIGALEAEAGQAPAAPLKQEHAPTGKPVRKAAPVKDLFGPSYRRRTIMMTIFHILQTIGYYGFGTMVPLVLAAKGYPVSQSLLFTALTFLGYPVGSALSLPLVERVERKFLVIGSVLLMAVFGLAFGLSNSIALAIAFGFIYTAISNVFSNAYHIYQAEIFPTGLRSTASSGTYSISRLASGLMPFVLVPLLAASGAAVLFVVIAAALVLVALDIAVLGPRTTGRSVESVAGEH, translated from the coding sequence ATGGCGAACCCCCTCGACACGGCGGAGCCGGGGACGGCCGCGGTAGCCGCGCGGCTCGACCGGTTGCCGGTCACCCGCACCCACCGGCGCGCGACGGTCGCCGTGGGACTCGGGTTGTTCTTCGAGTTCTACGAGGTCTTCCTCACCGGCACGATCAGCTCGGTGCTGGTCAGCGAGTTCAAGCTCAGCAAGGCGGCGCTCCCGCCACTGCTGGCCTCGACGTTCCTCGGCATGTTCTTCGGGGCCCTGCTGCTCGGCCGGCTCGCCGACCGCTTCGGCCGCCGGGGCGCGTTCCTGCTGAACCTGGGGCTGTACTCGTTCTTCTCCCTGCTCGGCGCGTTCAGCGGCAACGCGATCATGCTGCTGGTCACCCGCTTCTTCGCCGGCGTGGGCCTCGGCGCGGAGCCGCCGCTCGCGGACACCTACCTCACCGACCTGCTGCCCGCCCGCAAGCGCGGCAAGATGATCGCGTGGGCGTACACGCTCGCGTTCTGCGGTGTCCCGGTCGTCGGTTTCCTCGCGAAGGGCCTCACCGAGCAGCCGATCCTGGGCATCGCGGGCTGGCGCTGGCTGTTCGTCATCGGCGCGCTCGGCGCCGGCGTGGTGTTCCTGCTGCGCCGCGGCCTGCCGGAATCGCCGCGCTGGCTGCACTCCGTGGGCCGCACGCAGGAAGCGAACACTGTCATCGGCGCGCTCGAGGCCGAAGCCGGCCAGGCGCCCGCCGCGCCGCTGAAGCAGGAGCACGCGCCGACCGGCAAGCCCGTGCGCAAGGCCGCGCCGGTCAAGGACCTGTTCGGCCCGTCGTACCGCCGCCGCACGATCATGATGACGATCTTCCACATCCTGCAGACGATCGGTTACTACGGCTTCGGCACCATGGTCCCGCTCGTGCTCGCCGCGAAGGGCTACCCGGTTTCGCAGTCGCTGCTGTTCACGGCGCTCACGTTCCTGGGTTACCCGGTCGGCTCGGCGCTGTCGCTGCCGCTCGTGGAACGCGTGGAGCGCAAGTTCCTCGTGATCGGCTCGGTTTTGCTGATGGCGGTGTTCGGTCTCGCGTTCGGGCTGTCGAACTCCATCGCGCTGGCCATCGCGTTCGGCTTCATCTACACGGCCATCAGCAACGTGTTCTCCAACGCCTACCACATCTACCAGGCGGAGATCTTCCCGACGGGCCTGCGGTCCACGGCCTCCAGCGGCACCTACTCGATCTCGCGGCTGGCCAGCGGCCTGATGCCGTTCGTGCTCGTGCCGCTGCTCGCCGCCTCGGGCGCGGCAGTGCTGTTCGTGGTGATCGCCGCGGCGCTCGTGCTGGTGGCGCTGGACATCGCGGTCCTCGGCCCGCGCACCACCGGTCGCTCGGTCGAAAGCGTGGCCGGGGAGCACTGA
- a CDS encoding IclR family transcriptional regulator yields MAEERGGTAPVLVLRKFKQILESFTIEEPELTLQQITRATGLPASTCQRLVHNLVREGFLDRYDDTYRVGLGLVRWAAPGTFGLDLVRLVRPVLTKLRDDTGETACLYVRDGAFRTVVSLAESRHPVIRLFVVGMVMPLHAGSAGKVFLAWDRLALRDAIGHGLARFTQHTIVDIDQLNQQLAQVRSDGYAASFEERDLGAASLSAPVFGLNGELSAVIGIGAPTQRMSPSDVPKLAPLVVEAGVAASERFGYRAGMARDVSG; encoded by the coding sequence ATGGCGGAAGAGCGGGGCGGCACCGCGCCGGTGCTGGTGCTGCGGAAGTTCAAGCAGATCCTCGAGTCGTTCACGATCGAGGAGCCGGAGCTGACCCTGCAGCAGATCACCCGCGCCACCGGGTTGCCCGCGAGCACCTGCCAGCGGCTCGTGCACAACCTCGTGCGCGAAGGGTTCCTCGACCGCTACGACGACACGTACCGCGTGGGCCTCGGGCTCGTGCGGTGGGCCGCGCCGGGGACCTTCGGGCTCGACCTGGTCCGCCTCGTGCGGCCCGTGCTCACCAAACTCCGCGACGACACAGGGGAAACCGCCTGTCTGTACGTCCGCGACGGTGCTTTCCGGACAGTGGTGTCGCTGGCCGAATCCCGGCACCCGGTGATCCGGCTGTTCGTGGTCGGCATGGTCATGCCGCTGCACGCCGGCTCCGCGGGCAAGGTCTTCCTGGCCTGGGACCGCCTCGCCCTGCGCGACGCCATCGGCCACGGCCTGGCCCGCTTCACCCAGCACACGATCGTCGACATCGACCAGCTGAACCAGCAGCTCGCCCAAGTCCGCTCCGACGGCTACGCCGCGTCCTTCGAGGAACGCGACCTGGGCGCGGCGTCGCTGAGCGCGCCGGTGTTCGGGCTCAACGGCGAGCTGAGCGCCGTGATCGGCATCGGGGCGCCCACGCAGCGGATGTCCCCGTCCGACGTGCCGAAGCTGGCGCCGCTGGTGGTGGAGGCGGGCGTCGCGGCGTCTGAGCGGTTCGGGTATCGCGCCGGGATGGCTCGCGACGTGTCGGGCTGA